The segment CGGCTTATCCACGCAGCAGATACATTTTGGGTGGTATAAACGTGACATTGTAATTTTTGAACAAAGCAGCGATGAAAAAAAATATAATAAAAAGCTTTATCATTCCACTTGCATTTGGTGGTCTGGTGACTATAAGTTCCTGCGAAAACTACTTGGAGGTAGAAAACCCATCCACCCTTTCTCAGAATGCCATATTTAATAGCATAGGATATACTGAGTCTGCCATCACCGGAGTATACAACATGTTGCCTGGTGACAATGGATACGGAAGCCGTCTTTCCCATTTATTACCTAATGGATCAGATGATTTTAGAATGAGTGGTGATCATGATCCCATTCAAAGAGGAGGTATTGCCCATTTCGGGGTTAGCCCGGGTTATACAGAGTTACAAGGTCCGTTTAATCAATTATACATTGGTATTGAACGAGCAAACATATGTATCAAATACATTCCTCTATCACCGCTTTATACCAGTGGAACGGCTGCTGAACAAGCCACCATGCGTCGGTTCTTGGGAGAGGCGCTTACGCTTAGAGCGCAATACTATCATGAACTGATCAGAAACTGGGGAGATGTGCCTGCGCACTTTGAGCCATCTGCTGACATGCCTGATCTATACTTGCCTAAAACAAATCAGGATGAAATTTATGATCGTTTATTGGCCGATTTAAAGCAGGCATCTGAATTGGTTCCTTGGAGATCAGAGTCTGGTTCACCAACTACCAGGGTGACAAAGGGAGCAGTAAAAGGACTGCGTGCCAGAATAGCTTTGGCTAGAGGCGGGTATGCCTTAAGAAGAGATAGCAAAGTAGTAGAACGTAGATCTAATTACAAAGAATTCTATCAGATTGCCAGAGATGAAACTCGTGATGTAATTCAAAGCAGACAACATGGCCTTAACCCAAGCTTTGATAATGTGTTCAAAAGCTTACATGGGGCCGGGGTAACAGATGTTGCCAATGAGCATGTATGGCAAGTGGGAGCCTTTGGGGGGAATGCCAGAACCGACACCAAATTAGGTTTCGGGAACGGACCTAGAATTGCCGAAGCAAGTACCTATGGTCGCGCCAATGGCTTAGTAGAGGCGGTACCCACCTACTTCTATGCATTTGATTCTATTGGTGACTCAAGAAGGGATGTAACGCTTGCCTATTTTCAGGTAGATACCAAAGCGAATAATGATAATAAATTACTGACGACTCCTCTTTTAATAAGAGACGGGAAGTTCAGAAAGTATTGGACGAACGTGGCTGGTACAAACCAAACCCTTGGAATCAACTGGCCGCTTATCAGATATGCAGATATCCTTTTAATGTTTGCTGAAGCTGAAAACGAGTTAAATGGTCCTACACCTGAAGCGAAGGCTGCTTTAGAAGAAGTTAGAAAAAGAGCTTTTTTTGATGAGTGGGAAACAAGAATGCCTGCTACTCCATCTTCTAAAGATGAGTTCTTCAAGGCAATTGTCAACGAGCGTTACCTAGAATTTGGCGGTGAAGGTTTCCGCAAATATGATTTGATCCGTTGGAATTTATTGGAAACGAGAATCCTGCAGGTAAGAGCTGATTTACGTGCCATGATGACAGGTACTGGTCGTTATGCGAATGTACCTCAGTACGTTTTCTTCAGACCAACACCTTTGTTAGGTCGAAATGTTACAGCCCGTCAGGAAATGCTAAGCTTTGATTTATTAGGTGGTAACGTGAATAAAGTCATGTATACGCCTTCCACTACTACCGTAGCTCCTGATGGTTACACAAGAGTGAGCTGGAGAATAGCTGTAACGGAAGCACATATCACAGGACCTACCAGAGGTTTTGCCAGCCAGTTTAAAAAGAACCAATCTGAGTTGCTCCCTATTTTTAATGGTATCATTGCCCAGAACTATAGGTTAACCCAAGACTACGGTTATTAATAGAACTGTCTAATTAAGAACTCAAGAAAAGAAACTGATATGAAAAAGTTTAGTTCAAAGATAGCTATCTGGTTTGTGCCAGCATTACTGTTGCTGATGGGTAGTTTGGCGTCTTGTAACCCAGACGACGAGGAGGAGCAGAGCCAGCTTTCCCGCATGTTCATGCCCACAGGTACTATCACTTCTACCAGTGGAGAATCTCAGGTGAGATTATCCTGGCGGGAAGCGCTGAATGTCGCGGGAAATATTACCTACACTGTAGAGGTTGCGGCAGATACATTGTTTCAGACGCCGGTTATCTATACCGGGACTACTGACACTACTTCTATCGTTATCACAGATGATAATATACCAGTAAGGCAGAAATTTTTTGCCCGTATTAAAACGAATGCTAGGGGAAATGTTCCAGAGTCTAGGTGGTTGGTCAGCAATGGCTTTACCATCAGAGGGGTACAGATTTTTGTGAATACACCTGTTAGTACCCAAGATATCACAGATAGATCTGTGAGACTGCGGTTTAACTCCAGACCTGGAGTGTCTAAAGTTGTTGTAACACCGGCCGGTGGAACTTCAAGGGAAGTTTCAATCACTCAAAGTCATCTCACTGCTGGGTTTGTGATTGTTGATGGTCTGGTTGCAGGCACAAATTATACTGCAGAAATTTTTGCAGGCAATAAGAGCTTTGGTGTAACTACCTTTCAGACAAAAGAACCTCTTTCTGGGAACATCATTGACTTGAGAGGAATTGTTGGTAGACCTTCTGTTTTACAGGATACCATTACTCAGGTTCCTACCGGAAGTACAATTATCCTGAAAAGAGGACAAACCTATACTATCTCAAGCACCACTAACCTAAGCAAATCTGTTACCATTACCAGTGGTACTGATTTAACAGAGCCAAACCTGGCAGCCATTTACCTGACTAGCAACTTCAATGTGGTGGCTGGTAGTAATATTGATCAGATTGTTTTCAGAGATGTTAACATGAGTAGTGATAATGCTACTTCTAAATATGTCTTCAACATTAGTAATGCCTCTACCATCGGAAACATGGTTTTTGATAATGTGCAGGCAAGCAAATTCAGAGGTATAGTAAGATTGCAGTCCTCACCAACTACCATTACAAACTTTACTGTAAATAATAGTGTGATTGACAGTATTGGTAGCTACGGAGTGATAAACGTAGACGTGGCAACCAGCCAGGTGCAGAATATTGCTATCAAGAATTCTACTATCTTCAAAGCAGAAAGAATAGTAACGAGCAGAAACAACTCAACTACTGTTCTATTAGAGAATCTGACTATTAATGAGGCTCCAACTAGTGGTGCTTACCTGGTGGATTATAGTACCTCTAGTGCTAACAATGTATCAGGTGGTATCACCATCAGAAATTCAATTTTGGGAATAGGTAAATCAGGCAATCTAACTATAAGAGGTGTGAGAGCCAATGCATCCACTTTGGTGCAGGTAGTTGGAACCTATGCTACCTCAGACCATGTGGAAACCGGTAATCCAACTCCTGACCTCACTTCCTACAACGGTACTTCTCTTGAACTGTGGCAAGATCCTAAAAATGGAAATTTCCGGTTTAAAGACGCCAACTTTGCGGGGAAAGCTACTGCTGGTGACCCACGCTGGAGATAATACAGAAATCAGCCAGATAGGTACAACTTACTAGTTTGTACCTATCTGCTTTTATTATCTAGGTAATAAAGTGTTTTCCCCCTTTTTCGTCAAATTAGCCTCATAACAGAATAAAAGAATAGTTCTTTAAATCAGACACAGCAAATCTGGCAGAAACAATTTCCCTTTGCCGCTGCTTCCATTCCCTCTTCATTCTGTCTGTAGCTAGCTTGCTCCAGGCAGTTTCCTTACAAGACTTACCTCTGCAACTATGATTAGAAAGTACCCCACCTGGATTCATGGAGCGTTGAGTTTGCTTCTTCTTGCCCCTCTTGGTTGTGCCTCATCACAAACCGGTACCTCCAAAGCGCCTGATGCATTTACTGTAGAAGTTTCTAATCCTTTGAAGCGAGAGCGGGAAAGTGTACTAGTACTGGTCAAAGAGGAAGACCTTCCAAAACAACTTTCATCGGCTAGCAGGCAAAGACTAGTTGTGATGGACGGAACCCAGGAGATTCCAAGCCAATACAATAGCAAAGACGCCGAGAACCGCGGAGTGGTGTTTGTCCTGGACCTGATGAAAGCAGGGGAAACCAGAAAATTAACCATCCGGCCACTAGAGGTAGGAGCTTCCCCCACTACCTACCCAAAACGTACCCAAGCCGAGCTATCCAAAAAAGTGGGTGGCCGGTGGGAGAACCGCAAATACATTGGCGATGATTTCCAGAACATAGATTCTTTGCGCGTACCAACTGAACTAACAGACCATTCTTACTTTCTCCGTTATGAGGGGCCAGGGTGGGAATCAGACAAAGTGGGGTACCGCTTTTACCTGGACTGGCGCAATGCCATAGACGTGTTCGGGAAAAAGACCCCGGAAATGGTGCTGCAGAACGTTGGCTTAGACGGATACGACTCTTATCACAACCAGCAGCCCTGGGGCATGGATGTGCTGAAAGTAGGAAAAGCCTTAGGGGTAGGTACCCTGGCTATGTATGACAACGGCAAAGTGGTACGCGTAGAAAAAACAGACAGCACGTACAGCAAAATCCCTCAAAACGGCCCAGTTTATTCCTCTATCCTGACCGACTACTATGGCTGGCAAGTGGCCGGGCACAAATTGAACGTGCATTCCCAACTAAGCATCCATGCTGGTACCAGAATGACAAACCACCAGATCAGGCTGGACGGTGGCCAGCCGCAAAACATAGCAACGGGTCTTATCAAAGATAAAACCACTAAATTGGTAAGTGACAAAGGGGAGACGGGAAAGCGCTATGGCTACATGTACACCTACGGCCCTCAAACGTTGAACACGCCTCCTGACAATATTGGCATTGCCGTGCTGTTCAACCCAGAAGATTTCATCACTTTCTCTGATGATCCATTGAGCCACGTGGTGCAGTTAAAACCAACCAATGGCCGGGCCCAATACTACTTTCTGGCAGCCTGGGAACTGGAGCCAAACGGAATTAAAACCGAGGAACAGTTTCGTGAATACATCTCCAGAACTGCTGAAGAACTAGCAAACCCAGTGAAAGTAAAAGTCTCTAAATAAGGAAAGGCAGGATAATTGCTACTGTGTTGTGAAAAGAAAAGGTTTAATGGCCATTTCTGTAATACAGCATCAAAACGGGAGAACAACCAAGGGCCTGAAGTTCTTTCAGCCTTTGTTTACCAAAACAGCCTCAAACAGAGAATGCTATACCAATAGCGGTATCTCCATACAGGTAAAAATACATTCAAGAAGAGGTTGGCAGAGGGGATAAGCGTTAATTAGAAGTACATGAAAATCAGAAATAACATCTTTACAAGTACCTCCCTCGGATTAGTGATTCAGTTGGCGGCGTTTTCAGGTTGTGCCCAGAAAGTAGCCACTACTCCGGCTACTCCAACCCCGCCGACCATGCAGGCCCCGGCACCAACCGCCTCCACAGCAGGTTCGGTTTCAACTAATGCTGGACAGGAGAGACAGGAGCAATCTAACGTGCTTGCTTTTCCAGGGGCTGAAGGCTTCGGGAAATTTACCACTGGTGGTCGGGGAGGTCAGGTAGTAGTTGTGACCAATTTGAATGACGAAGGTCCCGGCAGTTTACGGGAAGCCATCCGGAAGAAAGGTCCACGTATTATTGTGTTTGCGGTTTCTGGAAATATAGAACTGGTGTCTCCGCTGGACATCAACAACGGTGACCTTACCATTGCCGGACAATCTGCGCCAGGTGACGGAATTTGTTTGAAAAACTATCAGGTGAGTATCAAAGCAGATAACGTGATTGTACGGTATCTCCGGTTCAGGCTTGGAAATAAGGCA is part of the Rufibacter tibetensis genome and harbors:
- a CDS encoding DUF5123 domain-containing protein: MKKFSSKIAIWFVPALLLLMGSLASCNPDDEEEQSQLSRMFMPTGTITSTSGESQVRLSWREALNVAGNITYTVEVAADTLFQTPVIYTGTTDTTSIVITDDNIPVRQKFFARIKTNARGNVPESRWLVSNGFTIRGVQIFVNTPVSTQDITDRSVRLRFNSRPGVSKVVVTPAGGTSREVSITQSHLTAGFVIVDGLVAGTNYTAEIFAGNKSFGVTTFQTKEPLSGNIIDLRGIVGRPSVLQDTITQVPTGSTIILKRGQTYTISSTTNLSKSVTITSGTDLTEPNLAAIYLTSNFNVVAGSNIDQIVFRDVNMSSDNATSKYVFNISNASTIGNMVFDNVQASKFRGIVRLQSSPTTITNFTVNNSVIDSIGSYGVINVDVATSQVQNIAIKNSTIFKAERIVTSRNNSTTVLLENLTINEAPTSGAYLVDYSTSSANNVSGGITIRNSILGIGKSGNLTIRGVRANASTLVQVVGTYATSDHVETGNPTPDLTSYNGTSLELWQDPKNGNFRFKDANFAGKATAGDPRWR
- a CDS encoding DUF4861 domain-containing protein, producing the protein MIRKYPTWIHGALSLLLLAPLGCASSQTGTSKAPDAFTVEVSNPLKRERESVLVLVKEEDLPKQLSSASRQRLVVMDGTQEIPSQYNSKDAENRGVVFVLDLMKAGETRKLTIRPLEVGASPTTYPKRTQAELSKKVGGRWENRKYIGDDFQNIDSLRVPTELTDHSYFLRYEGPGWESDKVGYRFYLDWRNAIDVFGKKTPEMVLQNVGLDGYDSYHNQQPWGMDVLKVGKALGVGTLAMYDNGKVVRVEKTDSTYSKIPQNGPVYSSILTDYYGWQVAGHKLNVHSQLSIHAGTRMTNHQIRLDGGQPQNIATGLIKDKTTKLVSDKGETGKRYGYMYTYGPQTLNTPPDNIGIAVLFNPEDFITFSDDPLSHVVQLKPTNGRAQYYFLAAWELEPNGIKTEEQFREYISRTAEELANPVKVKVSK
- a CDS encoding RagB/SusD family nutrient uptake outer membrane protein, whose protein sequence is MKKNIIKSFIIPLAFGGLVTISSCENYLEVENPSTLSQNAIFNSIGYTESAITGVYNMLPGDNGYGSRLSHLLPNGSDDFRMSGDHDPIQRGGIAHFGVSPGYTELQGPFNQLYIGIERANICIKYIPLSPLYTSGTAAEQATMRRFLGEALTLRAQYYHELIRNWGDVPAHFEPSADMPDLYLPKTNQDEIYDRLLADLKQASELVPWRSESGSPTTRVTKGAVKGLRARIALARGGYALRRDSKVVERRSNYKEFYQIARDETRDVIQSRQHGLNPSFDNVFKSLHGAGVTDVANEHVWQVGAFGGNARTDTKLGFGNGPRIAEASTYGRANGLVEAVPTYFYAFDSIGDSRRDVTLAYFQVDTKANNDNKLLTTPLLIRDGKFRKYWTNVAGTNQTLGINWPLIRYADILLMFAEAENELNGPTPEAKAALEEVRKRAFFDEWETRMPATPSSKDEFFKAIVNERYLEFGGEGFRKYDLIRWNLLETRILQVRADLRAMMTGTGRYANVPQYVFFRPTPLLGRNVTARQEMLSFDLLGGNVNKVMYTPSTTTVAPDGYTRVSWRIAVTEAHITGPTRGFASQFKKNQSELLPIFNGIIAQNYRLTQDYGY